The Bacillus sp. NEB1478 genome contains the following window.
TTTGAAGCTCTCGTTTCGGGAATCGCCGCTGATTTCATCAATCATTTTAATCCGAAAAAAGAACGCTGCTGGATTGCTGAGATGAATGGTGAAATTGTTGGTTCTGTTTTTGTTGTAGAAGAAAATGAAGAGGTTGCCAAACTGCGAATGCTATTGGTTGATCCAAAAGCACGGGGATTAGGTCTAGGTACGAGGTTAGTCGAAGAGTGCATCCAATTTTCCCGCCGAGTTGGTTATAAAAAGATGATCCTTTGGACAAACAGCATACTGCTTG
Protein-coding sequences here:
- a CDS encoding GNAT family N-acetyltransferase, which translates into the protein MGYIVHKHGALYAKEYGWDERFEALVSGIAADFINHFNPKKERCWIAEMNGEIVGSVFVVEENEEVAKLRMLLVDPKARGLGLGTRLVEECIQFSRRVGYKKMILWTNSILLDARHIYQKKGFTLISEEKHHSWGHDLVGETWELKL